From Desulfatiglans sp., one genomic window encodes:
- the dnaN gene encoding DNA polymerase III subunit beta — MEIKVNRDSLFKSVSKVQSILEKRSNMPILSYILISADDRSVKISATDLEISMQQNIEANVITAGSITVKGRTLFEILKESKSNDISIKEKENNFVFISDDKTQYNLASISAEEYPVFVEPEDVDMVEMECTALADMINKTIYAITLEEAGYKLSGVYTERIIIDDTNFLRMVSTDGHRLSLSDKQIANLDKINMDKGVMVPKKGLLELNKLASEGEKVSIGFKENNCVAKNENSLVVIRLLESKFPDYREVISIELKNSVSIKRNDLLDGMRRMMILNSESSKGVQITLQNNIMELVSINPDLGDVKDHIKIEYPGEMVEMGFNSKYFVDVLQSMESENVVICFNDNSSPCMLRGEDDKGFLGLIMPMRI; from the coding sequence ATGGAAATAAAGGTAAACAGAGACTCCCTTTTTAAATCGGTATCAAAGGTGCAAAGCATATTAGAGAAAAGAAGCAACATGCCTATTCTATCATATATACTTATTTCTGCTGATGATAGATCAGTTAAAATTTCTGCTACAGACCTTGAGATAAGCATGCAGCAGAATATAGAGGCAAATGTCATTACTGCAGGAAGTATAACTGTTAAAGGTAGAACGCTTTTTGAAATTCTAAAAGAGAGTAAAAGTAATGATATATCTATAAAAGAAAAGGAGAATAACTTTGTATTCATCTCTGATGATAAAACACAGTATAACCTGGCCAGTATATCAGCAGAGGAATACCCTGTCTTTGTCGAGCCTGAGGATGTTGATATGGTTGAGATGGAATGTACTGCCCTTGCTGACATGATAAACAAAACCATATATGCAATTACGCTTGAAGAGGCAGGCTATAAACTTTCAGGTGTATATACTGAAAGAATCATAATAGATGATACCAATTTTTTAAGGATGGTATCAACTGACGGGCACCGCCTTTCACTGTCAGATAAACAGATAGCTAATCTAGATAAGATAAATATGGATAAAGGTGTAATGGTGCCTAAGAAAGGGTTGCTTGAACTTAATAAGCTTGCATCTGAAGGTGAAAAAGTCAGCATTGGTTTTAAAGAAAATAACTGTGTGGCGAAAAATGAAAACTCTCTTGTAGTAATAAGGCTCCTTGAAAGCAAGTTTCCTGATTACAGGGAGGTTATATCCATAGAATTAAAAAACAGTGTATCCATAAAAAGGAACGATCTTCTTGATGGAATGAGGAGAATGATGATCTTAAACAGTGAGAGCTCCAAAGGTGTGCAGATAACACTCCAGAATAATATTATGGAACTTGTCTCAATAAACCCGGATCTGGGAGATGTTAAAGATCACATCAAGATAGAATACCCTGGCGAAATGGTGGAGATGGGTTTTAATTCAAAATATTTTGTTGATGTGCTTCAGTCTATGGAGAGCGAAAATGTGGTAATATGTTTTAATGATAATTCAAGTCCATGCATGTTACGGGGAGAGGATGATAAAGGCTTTCTCGGTCTGATTATGCCTATGAGGATTTAA